In Camelus ferus isolate YT-003-E chromosome 5, BCGSAC_Cfer_1.0, whole genome shotgun sequence, one genomic interval encodes:
- the LOC106729365 gene encoding FGFR1 oncogene partner 2-like, with translation MKQYQEEIQELNEVARHRPWSTLVMGIQQENRQIRELQQENKELCTSLEEHGCLGTYNDKYREQMFRLLMASKKDDPGIIMMLKEQHSKIDMVHPNNSEGFFLDAPQHGLERRHLEANRNELQAHVDQITEMAAVMRKAIETDEQ, from the coding sequence ATGAAGCAGTATCAAGAAGAAATCCAGGAACTTAATGAAGTTGCAAGACATCGGCCATGGTCCACATTAGTTATGGGAATACagcaagaaaacagacaaattagAGAACtgcaacaagaaaacaaagaactatGTACATCCCTGGAAGAACATGGCTGCCTTGGAACTTATAATGACAAGTATCGAGAGCAAATGTTTAGATTGCTAATGGCTAGCAAAAAAGATGATCCAGGTATAATAATGATGTTAAAAGAGCAGCATTCTAAGATTGACATGGTGCATCCTAACAACTCCGAAGGATTCTTCCTTGATGCACCTCAACATGGACTGGAGAGGAGGCACTTGGAAGCAAATCGGAATGAGTTACAAGCACATGTTGACCAGATAACTGAAATGGCAGCAGTAATGAGGAAAGCCATTGAAACTGATGAGCAGTAG